The Alteribacter populi genomic sequence TCTTAGTCGAAGGATGTGTCATTGACCGTGGGCAACCGCAATATCCTATTGATGATCAGGGGACGTTGGAAGAGTTTTATCAGAAACTAAAAGAGCAAACGGGAGTGTTTGCTCATCAATAACAAAATATTAAACACATGGCATTTAGATAAGCCCATGTGTTTTTTGTTTTTAAAGGATATTGGGTTAGTTCTAGAGAAAGAAACATAATTAGTAGTAAAACGGGGGAATCGATATGAAGATTGAAGAGATATTTAATCATTTACCAACGCTTGAAACTGATAGACTTACGCTCCGGAAGTTCACAATTCATGACGCACAGGATATGTTTGCTTATTCATCAGACCCTGATGTATCAAGGTATGTCCCGTGGGAAGTTCACAAAACAATAGATGATTCGATTGGATTCTTAAGATATATTTTAAAACAATATGACGAAGGGAAGTTAGCACCTTGGGCAATTGTTTTAAAAGCTCGGAATGACGGTGGAAGGTACATTACGTGCTAAATATTTTATTAAAGGAAAATTTAGAGATATGGAAGTACACTCAATATTAAAAGAGGAATTTCAAAAAAATACAAACCGGGCAGAATCCTAATTTAAACATATGAATAGGAGGTATCACCATTGGTTATCCAAGCTAACATGTCTCCAAAAGCAATCGGTGAAGTTTGGGAAAACACAACAGAAGTTTTTGAAAATCATCATGTGCCTATCACGGAAAAAACATTGAAAACATTTGTTTAAGAAAACTCCCTTCATACACTGCTTAAAGAATTAAATGCAGTCGTTGGAAGTTCTACTGAAACTTGTATAGGTGGCGGCTGACAAATGCCTTCTAAAAAGGAGTAGGTTACTTCTTTAGAAAGATAGAAGCAATACGAAAAAGTACATCCTCTATTGAAGATGTACTTTCTTTGTATGACTACTATTTAACAACAACACTTGAGTTATTCCTGCTAAAATTGGTAATTCAAGTAGCGGTCCGACAACCAGAATTAAAGCAATAAGTGGCTGGTCCAGGAAAGCCGTCATTGCAATCCCAGTGCTATTGGGGAATTTCTAGCTAATGTTGTCATACTAAAGCTGGTTTTGTCGTAATATGAGAACTTCAAAGCGCTACCTACTTTTTGACCAATGATAAAATTAATTATAAAGAATGATAATATCGGAATGATGATTTTCCATATTAAATCTAAGTGATCAAGTAACAATTGACCTTTCGCAGCAAACATAGCAACAATAGCTAAACTTAAAAATACCGTTGGTAAAATACTCATCGTAGGGCCTATTTTTTCTTTTATTTGTTCCATATTATTTAGAATTCTCTTTGTTATAAACGCTAGTAACAGAGGTATTAACAAAACAAGGAAGATACTTTCAATAAAGATAGAAAAATCGAGATTTACTGTTGTACTACTAAATATCAGTAGATACACCGGTAATAATAAGATTTGCAATATCAAATTGATTGGTAATATAGTCGTAGATAAAGCTACATTTCCTTTTGCTATTCCTGTAAAAATTAAATACCAATCCGTACAAGGTGTCACCATCAACATGATGAACCCTATCCATAATGCAGGATTGTCTGATAAAAATAATAACGCTAGTAACCAGGCTAAAACCGGAGTCCAAACAAAATTCATTAAAATAGTCGCGTAGGTGAACTTTACGTTTTTTAATGCAGACTTTATATTTTCAAAAGGGAGCTGTAAAAAAGTAATATAAAGCATCGCAATTAATAAGGGAAGAATAAAGCTTTCTGCATTCAATCTTACTACTTCAAGTTGCCTTAAACTAATTCCGATTATGATGGATATAAGAATGATAAAAGAATACATTTTCTCCATTAAGTTCAATTTTCCCTCACACACCTATGATTAGTCATGTCAATTTTACCATAATGCATGAACTAAGGTGCCCTAAGTAAAAGAGAAGAATTTAATGAAAAGATGAAGGTTTTATTTCCGGGCAGGACCTATGAAAAACCGCGTTAGCTCGCATGTTTTAAAGTCTCTAGGATGCTTTTCCCTTGAGACGAGCGGCGTGAAGGTAGCTGCTGTCCGCTTTTACCTTCTTATCTTTCAAAGAAAACTTTGCTTGCCGCCAACCATTAATGACGGAAGCCTTAATTGCGCTTAAAACTTTAATCCTTTAAAGAAGTTAAACTTCCTTAAAGTATTAAAAAAAACCTGAGTAAGGACCCAGGCTCTTGTTATAGGAGTAGCGTGGAAAAGCTTGATCATATCTATACTGGGGATGCTAGAGTAATTAAGCTTCGAATATAGCGAAAAGCTGTAATAAAGTCATTCGATTCAAAACGATGAGTTACACCATCAACTTTTTCAACAATAGGCAATACTTCTGCTGCATCTGCGAAACCGGCATGTAGATAAGAAATCTCTACAACATACGGTCCTTCGATGACAAATGGAGTAATCTCATCTTTTTTATTCAATGCATCGATCATTTTCTGTTTAATTAATGCCTGAGATTTTACTGGGGTTAAGTTTCGTGATGTATACCGGTTCACTGTTTGTTTTACAATAGCTGTTTCAACGGAAGGTATGAGTTGTTCTACTTCACTAGCAGCATGCTGACAACCGGTAACAAGCACAGCTGGCACGCCAAATACGCCCGCGATTGCAGCATTAATACCAATTTCTCCGTAATCGACACCGTTGACTTTAATATTTTGAACTACTTTTCCACTAAACGAGTGATTTAAAATACCGTCTTGTCCCATTCTAGCATGATGACCTAATAAAATTGCCGCGTCATAGCTTGAATCTATTCCTTGCATCATTGCTAACATTTTCGGTGAGCCAATGATATAGTCTGCCTCATTATGTACCAATTCTGGGATTAAGTTTCTCATTGTACCATGAGAATCATTGATCAGGATCTCAGTGGCTCCAGCTTCTAATGCCCCTTCAACAGCTGCATTCACCTCTTCAGTCATAAGTGTACGAGCGCGATCGTGTTCTCGACCATCTCTATGAGTATGCTCCTGATGGACAACACCTGCTACACCTTCCATATCCGCTGAAATAAATACCTTCATTTGAATCACTCCTGTGATTATTATTTTCCCTTTCTATATGTATTGGCGTTAAATTGCCGCAAACCCTTTATTTATGTTTGGTTTTAGTTATTAGGACATCGGTAAAGTTTTTTGGTAAACTTCTACGAATAAAAGAGGGATGTTGATAGATACATAGAATAGTCAGACTATAACTATTTTAAAAGAGGGTGAAACGAAAAAAATGCAGAAACAAACGTGGATTTCTAACTTCGAACCATTTGCAGACAAAATTCTTGATAAGTATAAGGTTCCTGGAACGGCCATTGCGGTTTCAAAAGACGGAGAAGCGCTTTATCAACGAGGAATTGGTTATCGTAATCTAGAAAAGAAATTAACGGTAACAGAAGACACCATTTTCGGAATTGCTTCGATCACGAAATCGTTTACCGCAATCGCAATTATGCAGTTACAAGAAGCCGGAAAACTTTCAGTAGAAGATCGAGTGATTACTTACTTGCCAGAATTTAATATTTCAAGAAAAGAGCAAGCGGATAAGATCACTATTCATCATTTTCTTACCCACACTTCTGGATTGCCAACACTTCCAAGTCTTTATTTTGCGATGAAGCGTTCGATGGAGAATGACCCTTCTGTGACTGACAAACAACAGGCAAGATTAAAAGAGCATGATCCAATTGATCATTATCACCACCTCATAGCCTTTATTAGTGAGTTAGAGTTTGACTTACTCGGTGAGCCTGGAACAGAGTTCAGTTATTCTAATGATGCCTACGCATTATTAGGAGCGATCATCGAAAGAGTCAGTGGATTACCTTACGACGAATATGTAACGGAATATATTTTAAAACCTGCAGGTATGACGTCCAGTACCTTTGATTTAGACAGAGTTATAAACTCTGAACACGTAACCACGATATATGCTTCTAAAGAAGAAGAAGAAGAAAAAGAAATTTATGAGGCAGAAAATTGGTGGGATTCACGAGCAATGTTAGCTGGAGGCTTTTTACGTTCCACACAAAAGGATATGATGCGTTATACTGAGCTCTTTTTAAATGATGGCAAAGTAGGAGAACAGAGAATTCTAACACCCGAAAGTGTCAAAGAGATGACGCATCCTCACTTTCAATTTCTAGAAGGTAAATATTATGGCTACGGATTAATGATTACACCTGATTATAATGGAGGCACGTTAGTTGAACATGGTGGCAGCTTAAAAGGAGTCTCTTCGCATATGAGTATTGTCCCTGAAAAAGGCTTAGCAGGTATTGTTTTAACCAATCTAGTTGGGGTGCCGGTATCACCATTATTATTAGGAGCTCTTAATTCTATCCAAGGTTTAACCCCAGAAACACCCCTGCAAACTTATCGCGACTTCAGCGTGAATAGCAACGACCTCATTCGCTACATTGGTAAGTATACTTCAGGAGAGTTTGCAGAAATGGAGATTTCTATGGAAAGTGATCAGCTTTCCTTTACAACTGAAGGGAAGACTTACCCAATGAGACCTGTTGGTAAAGATTTATTTACGATGGAAATGAATGAGACGGAGGTTCCCATACGTTTTTTATTTGATCACCATGGTGAGAATGATCGCCTTTTTATCGGAGTCCGACAATTACTCAAAGAGAATTCAGAAGAAAAAGCGGAAAGTGTATAACTTTATTGGAACAAGCATGGTGAATTATTCATCATGCTTGTTTTATACCTTAAAATTTGTAAGACTGAGAATCCAATCTTTTAAATCAACAACACGTAAGTAATCAGGAGATGTGCTTGTCCCTGTCACAATCATCGGAATAAGCGTGTCATTTTTATGCAAGCCTCCGTGACTAGCCCCTCCTACATGAGTAGGTGTGCTTTCTCCAATAAATTCATGCTCAGGTTTCACAGTGGTTACTACAAAGTCTCCCTTATGAGAGTATAGGGAACTATGGATCCTTTTTAGAGCATCAGGAAACTCCCCAAATTCGATATTGTTCCCATCAACCTTTAAATCAAGAATTGAATAATCCCCAGCAAGATCCCATGTTTGATTATAAACATCTTTCATATTACCGTTTTCTTTAAATTGCAGCGATCCTTCATTACCACCTGATGTAACATGAATCCAGTCAGCTTTTTTCCAAGCTATCATTTCAATTCTGGAGTCCACTTTTAATTTCTCTACGATGTCCGTTAAAGGGACTTCGTCTATGTTTAAAGAGTAAATGTAACAAGATCTAAGATTGATACCTAAGACGATTTGGTCGTCTTTTTGAACACCTTTTCTAAGCTTGGTAATCTTGAGTGGATTCAATACTTTTCGCAAATCAACGGAAGCATGCTGACGATCGCTTGTAATTCTCGATTGACCATTATCCCCAATCAATATCCATATGTTGTTCTCCAGTGCATCTCCCCAAGTAGGAAATGAATCTAAGATCGTTTGGATTTGTTGATCCATCTTTTTAATACCCTTAATTTCCATAGGTCCATGTTTATGAACGTTTTTATCATGATCTGGTAAATAAACAAAGGAAAACGCAGGAATTTCATTATTCTTAACTAGGTGAGAAAATTCTTGCACAGAAAAATCGTTATTAAAACCACATTTGTTCCAAAGATGACTATATTTTTTGAGCGGGCTAAGTTTGTTTAACGATCCATATACAAATTTTGAAGGGGACCGAACCTCAACAGTTTTATCAACCGATAAGAAAAAACGCATTAAGGGTGGCATTGTTAATGTATTTAAAGAAGCTCCCCTATGGACAAGGGGATTTATAGAGGCTGATTCTTTTCCCCGCTCGTGGATCTCTTCATGGATGGTTTTCACGTCTGAATTTAAGTGTTCGTTATTTAGTCGATAGATGACATCATACACACTTCTAGATAACCCCATCTTCAATAACTCCATTATATGAGTCCCGTAATTAATGATTCTGTTATCTTGTTTGCTGTACCAGGAAAGAGCAGGAAGATGATGTTTATCGCAATATTCCCCTGTTAATAGTGTAGCTTCAACATTCACAGACATCGCTGGAAAAGGTGTAACCACATCGGGGTAATAATCAGCATGATCCATAAAGTACTCGAGTGCTGGCAACGTCTCTTCTTTTAGTGCAAGTTGTAAAGCCTTGTCCATCAATGTATCAAGCATAACCATAATAACCTTTTGTTTTTCCATGATTTATCATCCTCTTTAATCATTAATGCAATAATCGATCCTCAAATAAACCCTTACAGGACTTTAGTATGGAGGATACTGAATTAATTATGTGAAAAAGGGTGAATTAGTAAAGCCAAAAATAAATGGTTGTTTAAAAGGAAGTATCAATATTTCCCTAATTGGAAAGATACTATTAGGAATAGGAGAGTGGGTAGTGAAATGCTCAAAGAAGGAGAGGGAGCTTAAGATGAATCAACCATTTATTTTTTCAGCATCCATTGGACATGGTCATAATCAAGCTGCAAAAGCTCTACGACATGAATTCAATAACCAAGGCTTCGAACCCGAAATTATTGATACTTTTCACGCTATAAACCCATATCTACATAAATTTATGTTACATAGCTATATTCACATGTTAAAAGTGAGTCCTTTAGTGTGGCGTAGAATTTATTTTTACGCAGAAAAGCACCCTTTGTTTCTGTTATTAGACCGCTTCGGAACGCTCTTTGTTGAACATCTCCACTTAATGATGATTCAAAAGCGTTGTCCATTTATGATATCAACTCATCCGTTTGTCACAGCCTTTTTATCCAGAATGAAACATAAAAAACAAGTGGACATCCCATTATATACGGTAATTACTGATTTCGTTTTACACCCAGCTTATGTGAGACAAGAAATTGATGGTTACTTTACAGCCTCACCTCAAGTGAATGAATTTGCCAACCTGTATAAAGTTCCTTCCAATCGATTTTTTTCTACCGGAATCCCAATAACCAAAAGTGATAGCTTTAAAAAATCAAGACGAGCTGCACGGTGTGAATTAAATCTTGACCCAAATAAAAAGACCCTCTTAATCGCTGGAGGTGGCAGGGGATTAACCAATTATGTAAAAATCATCCGCACGTTAGAATATTTAAAGGAGCCTATTCAAATTTTATGTTTGATTGGTCACAATCATCGATCTAAGCAAAGTATTATGAAACAGATGAGCAAACATAAAATACGCGCTATCGATTTTACAGATCAATTTTTATTGTATTTAAAAGCAAGTGACGCCATTATTTCTAAGGCTGGTGGTTTAACGATGTCAGAAGCGCTAGCTTGCGAAACACCGATTATCGTTTTTAACCCTGTTCCCGGCCATGAAGAACAGAATGCACAATATTTAGCAGATTGTGGTGCTGCGGTAAAAGTAAATGGCTATTATGAATTGCCAAGTATTTTAGAGCATGTGTTATATGATCAAGGATATTATGAAAAGCTTCAACATCACGCACGAATACTGAAGAAACCAGATGCAGCCAACGAAATCGTAAAGAGAATGCTGATGTTGTTTGAGCAACATAAAAAGGCTTAGAAATAACCAAATAGAGGGTGTCCTAAAAGATCAAAGTCCTTTTGGGGCACCCTCTTAATCGTAGCTTTGATAACTACCATCCAATTTTATTAATGAAGATAGGTTTTGAATTAATTTTCTTTTTTCTAAAAAATTTTACTTATTACTGGTGTTTTATGGTATCATATATCTATAAGATACATATCAATAAGATATATGGAGGGTATCATGTCTAAAGCAAACCAAACGAAGTACGCACTTCTTGGACTTCTAACAACTAAGTGTCGAACAGGATATGCGATAAAACAAATGATTGACCAGAGCCTAAACCACTTTTGGAAAATTAGCTATGGTCAAATTTATCCAAACTTAAAGAAACTTGTCGATGAAGATTTAGCTACAGTTATAGAAGCAACACAAGAAGGAAAACCAGATAAAAAAGAATACCAAATCACAGATAAAGGGTATCTTGCTCTCCAAGAATGGCTGCAACAACCGATTAGAAATTTCAACTCAGAAAAAAATGAACTTTTATTAAAACTTTTCTTCAGCCGTCATCAAGATCGTCAAACTACAATTGATCACCTTAAAACTTACAAAACAATGTTAATTGAGCGGCTTCAAACCTATCACTCTATTGAACAAGGCATTTACTCATTAGATAAAAAAGAAGAGGATGCAGAGTACTGGTTCATTACATTGGATTATGGGAAAAGAAGTGCACAAGCTTGTATAGATTGGTGTGACGCTACGTTAGAAAAATTAAGCTTAAAAGAGCAGGGGGACGAAGAGGAATGAAGAACAAAGTGTACACAGGACGATATCATGCAAAAACCGATGAAGATTTTATTGTATTTGTTATTGGCATGCGTATAAACAAATGGCGTTCGGTAACGAAATGGTGGCCTGTTCTTAATGCGATGCCACCGATGATTAAAGAATTGTATTCGAACAAAGATCACGGCTTTCTTTCATTAGAAACAACGGTTAACTTCCGTACGATTAAAATGGTTCAATATTGGCGCACCTTAGAAGATCTATTAGCCTATGCACATGGGGCAAAACACCTTCATGCATGGAAATCGTTTAATACGAAGGTGGGAAATAATGAAGCGGTGGGAATCTTTCACGAAACCTATGCAATGACTCCGGAGAAATATGAAAGTTTATATGCAAACATGCCAGTTTATGGTCTTGCAAAAGCCATCGGTATTCAACCTGTTACCTCCAACACAAACTCAGCTGAAGATCGTATGTATCATGGATAAAGTCAAGTATGAACTAGCACACTTTTGCAATTGGATAAATTGCTGATAAAATCCCGAATATAAAACTTGTTGTTGCTCAACTAATGAAATGAAAAGGACCACTCGATCTCCATATTAATCAATCAAAAGAAGAAGACGTATATAGTGTTAGTGCCACAAAGGGTGACTATATACGTCTTCTGTCTATTATCCAGACATTTTTCCATCCTGATTTTCTCGCATCCAATGTCGGTGCTGGCCAATCGCATTAATGAACTCTTGGGTAAAAGCTGTTAAATCTGTTGCGTTACGAATTGTCACGACACCTAGATCTGTGAATACTTTCGATTGATCATCCGCTCCAGCCATTGTGACTCCTTGAACTTCAGCTGCTGTTAGTAAATCAATGCCTTCATTCGTTGCTCCGATAGGTTTAGCATGTATAAATGTATCACTAACAAAGGTTTTTGCATCTTTTTGCATCATTAAACTGTTCACACATTGTTGACCTGAAGCGACAAAGAGGGCATCATACATGACAGCTGCACTTGTCGCATAGCTTTTATTTGCCTCTAATTGCTGTCCTTCAGCGCTTGAAAGCATACCTAAGTTTTTGCTTACAATATCCACGTGTATTCCCGCAGTTTGCAAGGCTGTCATCACTTCTGTTACCTCTTTGAAATTAAATCCATTTTCCGCTAAGACGGCTAATTTCCGTGTACGAGCACCTTTGATAGTATTTTCCTGACTTACAGCTGGTGAAGAATCTGTAACACCTGTTCCGCCAGGGCTAGCAGGTGGATCTACACCAATGCCTGCTGCAATTTGGCTCGCTAAGTTACCGTCAACATTGTTGAACATTTCCACTACACG encodes the following:
- a CDS encoding M55 family metallopeptidase, which codes for MKVFISADMEGVAGVVHQEHTHRDGREHDRARTLMTEEVNAAVEGALEAGATEILINDSHGTMRNLIPELVHNEADYIIGSPKMLAMMQGIDSSYDAAILLGHHARMGQDGILNHSFSGKVVQNIKVNGVDYGEIGINAAIAGVFGVPAVLVTGCQHAASEVEQLIPSVETAIVKQTVNRYTSRNLTPVKSQALIKQKMIDALNKKDEITPFVIEGPYVVEISYLHAGFADAAEVLPIVEKVDGVTHRFESNDFITAFRYIRSLITLASPV
- a CDS encoding MGDG synthase family glycosyltransferase is translated as MNQPFIFSASIGHGHNQAAKALRHEFNNQGFEPEIIDTFHAINPYLHKFMLHSYIHMLKVSPLVWRRIYFYAEKHPLFLLLDRFGTLFVEHLHLMMIQKRCPFMISTHPFVTAFLSRMKHKKQVDIPLYTVITDFVLHPAYVRQEIDGYFTASPQVNEFANLYKVPSNRFFSTGIPITKSDSFKKSRRAARCELNLDPNKKTLLIAGGGRGLTNYVKIIRTLEYLKEPIQILCLIGHNHRSKQSIMKQMSKHKIRAIDFTDQFLLYLKASDAIISKAGGLTMSEALACETPIIVFNPVPGHEEQNAQYLADCGAAVKVNGYYELPSILEHVLYDQGYYEKLQHHARILKKPDAANEIVKRMLMLFEQHKKA
- a CDS encoding DUF4188 domain-containing protein encodes the protein MKNKVYTGRYHAKTDEDFIVFVIGMRINKWRSVTKWWPVLNAMPPMIKELYSNKDHGFLSLETTVNFRTIKMVQYWRTLEDLLAYAHGAKHLHAWKSFNTKVGNNEAVGIFHETYAMTPEKYESLYANMPVYGLAKAIGIQPVTSNTNSAEDRMYHG
- a CDS encoding serine hydrolase domain-containing protein, yielding MQKQTWISNFEPFADKILDKYKVPGTAIAVSKDGEALYQRGIGYRNLEKKLTVTEDTIFGIASITKSFTAIAIMQLQEAGKLSVEDRVITYLPEFNISRKEQADKITIHHFLTHTSGLPTLPSLYFAMKRSMENDPSVTDKQQARLKEHDPIDHYHHLIAFISELEFDLLGEPGTEFSYSNDAYALLGAIIERVSGLPYDEYVTEYILKPAGMTSSTFDLDRVINSEHVTTIYASKEEEEEKEIYEAENWWDSRAMLAGGFLRSTQKDMMRYTELFLNDGKVGEQRILTPESVKEMTHPHFQFLEGKYYGYGLMITPDYNGGTLVEHGGSLKGVSSHMSIVPEKGLAGIVLTNLVGVPVSPLLLGALNSIQGLTPETPLQTYRDFSVNSNDLIRYIGKYTSGEFAEMEISMESDQLSFTTEGKTYPMRPVGKDLFTMEMNETEVPIRFLFDHHGENDRLFIGVRQLLKENSEEKAESV
- a CDS encoding GNAT family N-acetyltransferase is translated as MKIEEIFNHLPTLETDRLTLRKFTIHDAQDMFAYSSDPDVSRYVPWEVHKTIDDSIGFLRYILKQYDEGKLAPWAIVLKARNDGGRYITC
- a CDS encoding alkaline phosphatase family protein, with the protein product MEKQKVIMVMLDTLMDKALQLALKEETLPALEYFMDHADYYPDVVTPFPAMSVNVEATLLTGEYCDKHHLPALSWYSKQDNRIINYGTHIMELLKMGLSRSVYDVIYRLNNEHLNSDVKTIHEEIHERGKESASINPLVHRGASLNTLTMPPLMRFFLSVDKTVEVRSPSKFVYGSLNKLSPLKKYSHLWNKCGFNNDFSVQEFSHLVKNNEIPAFSFVYLPDHDKNVHKHGPMEIKGIKKMDQQIQTILDSFPTWGDALENNIWILIGDNGQSRITSDRQHASVDLRKVLNPLKITKLRKGVQKDDQIVLGINLRSCYIYSLNIDEVPLTDIVEKLKVDSRIEMIAWKKADWIHVTSGGNEGSLQFKENGNMKDVYNQTWDLAGDYSILDLKVDGNNIEFGEFPDALKRIHSSLYSHKGDFVVTTVKPEHEFIGESTPTHVGGASHGGLHKNDTLIPMIVTGTSTSPDYLRVVDLKDWILSLTNFKV
- a CDS encoding PadR family transcriptional regulator, giving the protein MSKANQTKYALLGLLTTKCRTGYAIKQMIDQSLNHFWKISYGQIYPNLKKLVDEDLATVIEATQEGKPDKKEYQITDKGYLALQEWLQQPIRNFNSEKNELLLKLFFSRHQDRQTTIDHLKTYKTMLIERLQTYHSIEQGIYSLDKKEEDAEYWFITLDYGKRSAQACIDWCDATLEKLSLKEQGDEEE